The proteins below come from a single Hydrogenispora ethanolica genomic window:
- a CDS encoding methyl-accepting chemotaxis protein translates to MKWFHNLKIGTKLLSAFVLVALIAGVVGVTGILNMNAIRDAGTEMYQLNTLPLEQIGNARVAYQRIRVNLRDLLVERGRKDRTAYVDSIKEADQQLTAALSDFEKTLRTEKGSREIARFREAHAKFAPIQEKIIELAVSNREDEALATLRDATPLAVAIDQSLEKLGEMKVALAVAKSRQNEVVASRAQWTMILFIALGIILAIGLGLWIARIISKPVSGLMEGAQQIARGDLNVRVAVSSRDEIGVLAEAFRTMAGNINEVMTNINAAAEQVAAGAKQVSDSSMALSQGATEQASTIEELSAVIEEISSQTRQNAENAGQANELAETAQVNASQGNEQMNGMLRAMEEINEASGNISKIIKVIDEIAFQTNILALNAAVEAARAGQQGKGFAVVAEEVRNLAARSADAAKETTALIEGTIKKVEGGTKIANNTAEALDRIVADVGKVTRLVGEIAIACREQATGIAQVNQGVMQVSQVVQTNSATSEETAASSEELSGQANLLREQVGKFTLQRNRRSGLEEIRPELLEMLEKMHQQQNAAERPAAPAGNGKAAPENLPAAAPAGFGKYGVAAAASKNIDNGEIPF, encoded by the coding sequence ATGAAATGGTTTCATAATCTGAAGATCGGAACCAAGCTGTTGTCCGCATTCGTCTTGGTCGCGCTGATCGCCGGGGTCGTCGGAGTAACCGGCATTCTGAACATGAATGCCATCCGCGACGCGGGCACCGAGATGTATCAGCTGAATACGCTTCCTTTGGAACAGATCGGGAACGCCCGGGTCGCCTATCAAAGGATCCGGGTCAATTTGCGGGATCTCCTCGTCGAGCGGGGCCGGAAGGACCGGACTGCGTATGTTGATTCCATTAAAGAAGCGGACCAACAGCTGACCGCGGCCCTGAGTGATTTCGAAAAGACGCTCCGGACCGAAAAAGGCAGCCGGGAGATTGCCCGTTTTCGCGAGGCGCACGCCAAATTCGCGCCGATTCAGGAGAAAATCATCGAGCTGGCAGTCTCCAATCGCGAAGACGAGGCGCTCGCCACCTTAAGGGACGCCACGCCGCTGGCAGTGGCCATCGACCAGTCCCTGGAGAAGCTGGGCGAGATGAAAGTGGCGCTGGCGGTGGCCAAGTCGCGCCAGAATGAAGTAGTCGCCAGCCGCGCCCAGTGGACGATGATTCTCTTCATCGCACTGGGGATAATTCTTGCGATCGGCTTGGGACTTTGGATCGCCCGGATCATCAGCAAACCCGTGAGCGGCCTGATGGAAGGGGCCCAGCAGATCGCCCGGGGCGATCTGAATGTGCGGGTCGCGGTGTCATCCCGGGACGAGATCGGCGTGCTGGCGGAGGCCTTCCGGACCATGGCCGGCAACATTAACGAGGTCATGACGAACATCAATGCCGCCGCCGAACAGGTCGCCGCCGGCGCCAAGCAGGTCTCCGATTCCAGCATGGCGCTGTCCCAGGGCGCGACCGAACAGGCCAGCACCATCGAGGAACTCTCCGCGGTGATCGAGGAGATCTCCTCCCAGACCCGGCAGAATGCGGAGAATGCCGGCCAAGCCAACGAGCTGGCGGAAACCGCTCAAGTCAATGCGTCCCAGGGCAACGAACAGATGAACGGGATGCTCCGGGCGATGGAGGAGATCAACGAGGCCTCCGGCAACATCTCCAAGATCATCAAGGTGATTGACGAGATCGCCTTCCAAACCAACATCCTGGCGCTGAATGCCGCGGTGGAGGCGGCCCGCGCCGGCCAGCAGGGGAAAGGCTTCGCGGTGGTGGCGGAGGAAGTGCGCAATCTGGCGGCCCGTTCGGCCGATGCCGCCAAGGAGACGACCGCGCTGATCGAGGGGACCATCAAAAAAGTCGAGGGCGGCACCAAGATTGCCAACAACACCGCTGAGGCCCTGGACCGGATCGTGGCCGATGTCGGCAAGGTAACGCGCCTGGTCGGCGAGATCGCCATCGCCTGCCGGGAACAGGCCACCGGCATCGCCCAGGTCAATCAGGGAGTGATGCAAGTATCCCAGGTGGTTCAGACCAACTCGGCGACCTCCGAGGAGACCGCGGCTTCCAGCGAGGAGCTCTCCGGCCAGGCCAATCTCTTGCGCGAACAGGTGGGCAAATTCACCTTGCAGCGGAATCGCCGTTCCGGACTGGAGGAGATCCGGCCCGAACTCCTGGAGATGCTGGAGAAGATGCACCAACAACAAAACGCCGCGGAGCGCCCGGCGGCCCCGGCCGGGAACGGGAAAGCCGCGCCCGAAAACCTCCCAGCCGCAGCTCCGGCCGGATTCGGCAAGTATGGTGTGGCGGCCGCTGCGAGCAAGAATATTGACAATGGCGAGATTCCATTCTAA